A single region of the Tigriopus californicus strain San Diego chromosome 8, Tcal_SD_v2.1, whole genome shotgun sequence genome encodes:
- the LOC131885683 gene encoding zinc finger protein-like 1 — protein sequence MGLCKCSKRKVTNQFCFEHRVNVCENCMIQKHPKCVVQSYLKWLEDSDYNPHCQFCSQDLADEPCVRLICYHVFHWVCLDKYARSLPEDTAPAGYTCPTCQDCLFPPENLVSPVAETLREVLKDVNWARAGLGLPLLEAHVEKRPAFNVPDGPRPTPEGQMAAHSDGHPSTSSSSGVSERVGVHHTSSSKKDQVIDLDGSRGGIDLGALSSSPLLRDPDIDDNKYKRKSAVEMFTRWWRTLMGPSARRRTSKMQRYLMIMIILFLVFMTFLAVMSYLSRRAGNEDPMLEPMNNPNIHVGIES from the exons ATGGGCCTGTGTAAATGTTCCAAGAGGAAAGTGACCAATCAGTTTTGCTTCGAGCATCGGGTCAATGTGTGTGAAAATTGCATGATTCAGAAGCACCCCAAG TGCGTGGTGCAAAGCTACCTGAAATGGCTCGAGGATAGCGATTACAACCCTCATTGCCAGTTCTGCTCCCAGGATCTGGCCGATGAACCGTGTGTCAGATTGATTTGCTATC ACGTATTCCATTGGGTTTGTCTGGATAAGTACGCCCGCAGTCTACCTGAGGACACAGCACCCGCGGGGTACACCTGCCCTACTTGTCAAGATTGCCTCTTTCCGCCCGAAAATTTGGTCTCGCCAGTGGCCGAAACCTTGCGAGAAGTGCTAAAAGACGTCAATTGGGCTCGAGCCGGATTAGGTTTGCCTCTCTTGGAAGCTCATGTGGAGAAAAGGCCCGCTTTCAACGTCCCTGATGGACCGCGTCCCACGCCTGAGGGTCAAATGGCCGCCCATTCGGACGGACATCCCTCTACATCATCTTCCTCCGGAGTGTCCGAACGCGTCGGGGTGCACCACACGTCCAGCAgtaaaaaagatcaagtcaTCGACTTGGATGGATCCCGGGGTGGGATAGACTTGGGTGCCTTAAGTTCCTCCCCTTTGCTTCGGGACCCGGATATTGATGACAATAAATATAAGCGGAAATCGGCCGTGGAGATGTTCACCCGGTGGTGGCGTACTCTGATGGGTCCGTCTGCTCGACGCAGGACCAGCAAGATGCAACGCTATCTCATGATCATGATAATTTTATTCCTCGTCTTCATGACCTTTTTGGCCGTGATGTCGTATTTGTCTCGACGAGCTGGAAACGAAGACCCGATGCTGGAGCCCATGAATAATCCGAACATTCATGTAGGCATTGAAAGTTAG
- the LOC131885682 gene encoding protein Spindly-A-like gives MSDEDVRVWEARAREAEANMAQAAEYGRGLLLRVSELEANLEASHQEKHELWLKLEAKIGFERTVLEELEESRDHVKSLEAKLESCDQLEAEIEAWRQRLDRQAAKMRFDEDRIRMLEEQLAQSNQAALNASLNTSTGTLEGQGPLEAALEEELSRLRIESVQWLTEKQALEQDLLASQGQKEEAIRMQNSLKEKVTQLEATLEEKECEITNYTRHLEQARSEIQELQVEMEALTVAEADPNLKGNSLFSEVEDRRHLVENQLASMKSRYEDMKVQLDFKNQQLNKVKMHNIALLNMAGHGQDDGDRVQRLEDMLVAERRKVKLLAERLETVKARPAERPVVDIKVKTEDPDLSVIPNHTLSAEYKYLTTMLNEARARNEELQKQLSQHLRQNLEDGDQMMEMSRKISNLETLVSRFRSESYQLKIKLEEAKSQRQAGNQSPKKPKPAKKIVERVIFNDINRDCGRAHQDDKENDVPVFGSQSESVKADVDASSQNRGQTVGTKKKTVSISTSVECFEEGQHEKKNATREDLNTDESKGRMSKPPGRKRVPNVVINAEEENKKMEEQCKQQ, from the coding sequence ATGTCGGACGAGGATGTGCGGGTTTGGGAGGCTCGTGCCCGAGAGGCTGAGGCCAATATGGCTCAAGCCGCCGAGTACGGGCGCGGCCTTTTACTCCGCGTCTCCGAATTAGAGGCCAATCTCGAGGCCAGTCACCAGGAAAAGCACgaactttggttgaaactCGAGGCCAAGATTGGCTTCGAACGCACCGTTCTCGAGGAATTGGAAGAGAGCCGCGATCATGTCAAGAGCCTCGAGGCCAAATTGGAGTCCTGCGACCAGCTGGAAGCCGAGATTGAGGCCTGGCGACAACGATTGGACCGTCAAGCGGCCAAGATGCGATTTGACGAGGACAGAATCAGGATGTTGGAAGAGCAATTGGCTCAATCCAATCAGGCAGCCTTGAATGCTTCCTTGAACACTAGTACAGGAACCTTAGAAGGCCAAGGTCCGTTGGAAGCCGCCTTAGAAGAGGAACTATCGCGGTTAAGGATTGAATCCGTCCAGTGGTTGACGGAAAAGCAAGCTCTTGAACAAGATTTATTGGCCagtcaaggccaaaaagaggAAGCCATCCGGATGCAGAACTCACTCAAAGAAAAGGTCACCCAATTAGAGGCCACTTTAGAAGAAAAGGAATGCGAAATCACCAATTACACGCGACATTTGGAACAAGCTCGGAGTGAGATCCAGGAGCTTCAAGTGGAAATGGAAGCCTTGACCGTGGCTGAAGCCGATCCTAACCTCAAGGGCAATTCCTTGTTTTCCGAGGTCGAGGACCGCCGACATTTGGTGGAGAATCAATTGGCGTCTATGAAGAGTCGCTATGAGGATATGAAAGTTCAATTGGACTTCAAGAACCAACAgttgaacaaggtcaaaatgcATAACATTGCCTTACTCAATATGGCTGGTCACGGACAGGATGACGGCGATCGGGTTCAAAGGCTAGAAGACATGTTGGTGGCGGAACGACGCAAGGTCAAATTACTGGCGGAGCGCCTCGAAACCGTCAAGGCTCGTCCAGCCGAGCGGCCTGTAGTGGACATCAAGGTCAAGACCGAGGATCCCGATCTGTCCGTGATTCCCAATCACACTCTCAGTGCCGAATATAAGTATCTCACCACCATGCTCAACGAGGCCCGAGCTCGCAATGAGGAACTCCAGAAGCAATTGTCGCAACACCTGCGCCAGAATCTCGAGGACGGCGACCAAATGATGGAAATGTCGCGCAAGATCTCGAATCTCGAGACCTTGGTGAGTCGATTCCGATCCGAGTCCTATCAGCTCAAGATCAAATTGGAGGAGGCCAAAAGTCAACGCCAAGCCGGAAACCAATCGCCCAAGAAACCCAAGCCCGCCAAGAAAATTGTCGAGAGAGTTATCTTCAACGATATCAACCGGGACTGTGGGCGTGCCCATCAAGACGACAAAGAGAACGATGTCCCGGTGTTTGGCAGCCAATCTGAATCGGTCAAAGCCGATGTTGATGCGTCGAGCCAAAATAGAGGCCAAACTGTGGGGACTAAAAAGAAAACTGTCAGCATTTCCACCTCTGTCGAGTGCTTTGAGGAGGGTCAGCATGAGAAGAAGAATGCCACTCGCGAGGATCTGAATACGGACGAGTCCAAAGGCCGGATGAGCAAGCCTCCGGGTCGGAAACGCGTTCCTAATGTGGTCATCAACGCTGaggaagaaaacaagaaaatggagGAACAGTGCAAACAGCAGTGA